A single window of Crassostrea angulata isolate pt1a10 chromosome 8, ASM2561291v2, whole genome shotgun sequence DNA harbors:
- the LOC128160805 gene encoding uncharacterized protein LOC128160805, with amino-acid sequence MGKELFKHMRKREYPCVCCKKRTHQRDRRTVTAAQRLVLQKWTVGDVSEDEVLCSLCRVKSSISNPDSALHIFQSFQLLHLQKTWAKPMIVVTTSGYYLSVLGPYVAKNNDAAILSHIMKTNKEDVLKWIEERDVFVVDRGFRDSLTLLEDLGLVSAMPAFMKKGEKQMSTADANTSRLVTKIRWVVESANARIKRWKFFDRVLPSSQVPFISDFIKIVCGISNKYFPPLSTGCTEEDSLVAAKMQYLSRQINQLKEEVEERKLDTRSAIWKHPDDLQDFPRLDEDQLRELTCGTYQVKLASSYAEEHFGSGCDIMVHKEDPSLIRVRVTFFGYDMMREA; translated from the exons ATGGGAAAAGAACTCTTTAAG CATATGAGGAAAAGAGAATATCCTTGTGTTTGCTGTAAGAAACGAACACACCAGAGAGATCGACGTACTGTGACAGCTGCACAACGACTAGTTCTCCAGAAATGGACTGTAGGCGATGTGTCTGAGGATGAGGTGTTGTGTAGTTTGTGTCGAGTGAAG TCCTCCATCAGTAACCCTGACAGTGCCCTCCACATCTTCCAGTCATTCCAGCTGCTTCATCTGCAGAAAACCTGGGCCAAA CCAATGATTGTTGTAACAACTAGTGGCTATTACCTCTCTGTTCTTGGACCATATGTAGCGAAGAACAATGATGCTGCAATCTTGAGCCACATCATGAAGACTAACAAAGAAGATGTGTTGAAGTGGATCGAAGAGAGAGATGTGTTTGTTGTAGACAGAGGCTTTCGGGATTCCTTGACATTACTTGAAGACCTTGGATTAGTATCTGCCATGCCTGCATTTATGAAGAAAGGTGAAAAGCAAATGTCAACAGCAGATGCAAATACAAGCCGTTTAGTGACCAAg ATACGCTGGGTGGTAGAATCTGCTAATGCGAGGATAAAGAGGTGGAAATTTTTTGACCGTGTCCTTCCTTCGTCCCAGGTGCCATTCATTAGTGACTTCATCAAGATTGTGTGTGGAATATCAAACAAGTACTTTCCACCTTTGTCAACTG GTTGCACTGAGGAAGACTCTCTTGTAGCAGCTAAGATGCAGTACCTGTCCAGACAAATCAATCAACTAAAAGAGGAAGTAGAAGAAAGGAAACTGGATACCCGCTCAGCGATCTGGAAACACCCTGACGATCTTCAGGATTTTCCTCGTCTTGATGAAGATCAACTTCGAGAGTTGACCTGTGGCACATATCAAGTGAAGCTTGCTAGTAGTTACGCAGAGGAACACTTTGGGAGTGGATGTGATATCATGGTTCATAAAGAAGACCCGTCCTTGATAAGAGTCAGGGTTACCTTCTTCGGATACGATATGATGAGGGAAGCGTGA
- the LOC128158370 gene encoding heavy metal-binding protein HIP-like: MSVAFRLLFILCFSMHRVISTSHSKFVEDMNGYRSACKSIGWEPKQGCKISVIAFHASLKNDLSNVPVNTIIKFEKVKLNKGNGYDPATGVFIAPEDGVYSFAWSFITSKGGTVYLAAVVDNQVQANTCIDNQMSRHVNASGHLIVELRKGKKVWLKTMYHSSTNIQALYFTYFSGHKINSS; the protein is encoded by the exons ATGTCAGTTGCTTTTCGACTCCTATTCATTTTGTGTTTCTCTATGCATCGTGTAATATCGACATCGCACTCCAAGTTTGTGGAAGACATGAACGGTTACAGAAGCGCATGTAAATCGATAGGATGGGAACCAAAGCAAG GTTGTAAAATCAGTGTTATTGCGTTTCATGCAAGTCTGAAAAATGACCTCTCGAATGTTCCTGTGAACACGATAATTAAATTCGAAAAGGTAAAATTGAACAAAGGTAATGGGTATGACCCTGCCACAGGAGTATTCATTGCACCAGAGGACGGGGTGTATTCGTTCGCCTGGTCTTTTATTACGAGTAAAGGAGGCACAGTGTACCTTGCTGCTGTTGTTGACAATCAGGTTCAGGCTAATACTTGCATTGATAACCAAATGAGTCGTCACGTAAATGCGTCAGGACACCTTATCGTCGAGCTCAGAAAGGGGAAAAAAGTATGGCTCAAAACAATGTACCATTCTTCAACGAACATTCAAGCCCTATACTTCACATACTTTTCGGGACACAAAATTAATTCCAGTTGA
- the LOC128158368 gene encoding selenoprotein K-like, protein MVYVSSGGQVVDSQSPWRLSIVPEIFWGIINFIVLFFRTMISPSMTKRGNSYTTDYRAGGGGPPPPPRRRMGGFRGGGGAPSAPPMGGG, encoded by the exons ATGGTGTACGTATCTTCGGGAG gCCAAGTTGTAGACTCACAATCGCCATGGAGGCTATCCATTGTTCCAGAGATTTTCTGGGGGATCatcaatttcattgttttatt CTTCAGGACCATGATATCG CCGTCCATGACAAAACGTGGTAACTCTTACACAACAGACTACAGAGCTGGAGGGGGCGG ACCACCCCCGCCACCAAGGAGAAGAATGGGAGGATTCAGAGGGGGCGGAG GTGCCCCCAGTGCTCCACCAATGGGAGGTGGATGA